The genomic stretch GTGTATTGCTTTCGGAGCGGCTTGTCAACGTAGCCCGTGGTGTCGTTTGTCATCTCGGCTTGGTCGGCCATGTCGGAGTCTGTGATTTCGGGGATAGgagcgaagaagaagactaCGGCTAGGATACCGACAAAGGCTGCGATTCCGAGGTAGACCCATTGCACAGCTTCGAGCGACTTGCCGTCAGTGCCTACGTTCTTGAAGATGACTTGGGCGGCGAGGACGGGGGCGACGACGGAACCGACAGCCTGGACGGACTGAGACAGCTCGAGACGGAATTCAGACCACTTGGGAGGACCGCAGACGGCACTAGAGAGGTTGTCGTCAGTACAAAATTTATGCCAGGACATGATCACGTGATTCACTATTCATGTGGTATAACTTACATGTATGGGTTGGCACTGGTTTCCAAGGTAGATAAACCAGATCCAGCAATAAACATGGCTCCACAGAAGCCGCCGAAGCTTCGCTTGACTGCCGCGGGCCAAAACATGAGGGCTCCGACACAGTAGATGGAAAGTCCCAGGATGAATGTATATCGGTATCCGAACCTCCTCAAGAACCAGCCCGAATAGGTTAGCGGCCCCACGAAATAAGCGCCGAAGTAGCTAGCTTGTAGAGCAGAGGATTGTCCACGGGTGATGTCCAGAGCAACTTGAAATCGCGAGTTGAGCACATCGAGAAGACCATAGGCAAAACCCCACATGAAGAATAGCGTTGTGACCAGGGCAACCGGGATAATAGATTGACGAGCAGTCAGAGCAGAAGCTCCAGTAACAACACGGTTGTCGACAGATTTGCGTCGAACTTGGTTATCAATGACCTCGGCGACTGAGGGACGACGAGCTTGCTGCTCGTGAACTTGGTCCATGGTAGGCTCGAGCGAGCTCTTGTTACCAAAGAGACCCATGGCAAAGTACAATGGAGAGAAAGAACGAGGAGATTGAGGTATATAAGCCTGGAGATCTCAACTAATTGTCGAGGCGAAGAGCGATGAGCTGATGAGGGGTTTTTTGGATGGGGAAGCCATAGCTCAATATATATCGCTTCCTCTTCACACGTCCCTAGATACCATGGTCATGGTAGAAGCTCTCGACATGGGGCTGGTGTGCCATCCAGGCTCGATAGCGGGTACGATAGCCCCTCCGGTAGTTCTCCGCTGGCATTGGTTCAGTCTAGCGGGGGCCCCAGAGCCGGGGGTTTGGTGGTGGGCTTGGATTTCGCCTTTCGCCTTCTCGCCGCATGCATTATCCACATGTCGCTAAACGCCTCGCCCCGTCGACGCTAAACCCCAGAGTCCGCAAATTTTTCGCCGACTATTCGTCTGGTAGGCTGGGTTATGTTCGGCCTGCCCCAGTAGCTTGTAAATCCAGCCGAGAATACTGCCGGGAAACATCGGATGATGCGGCGTTTTAGCCAATCGAAACTTTTGTCGCGCTTGCGCTAGGAAACATG from Pyrenophora tritici-repentis strain M4 chromosome 1, whole genome shotgun sequence encodes the following:
- a CDS encoding FucP, Fucose permease; protein product: MGLFGNKSSLEPTMDQVHEQQARRPSVAEVIDNQVRRKSVDNRVVTGASALTARQSIIPVALVTTLFFMWGFAYGLLDVLNSRFQVALDITRGQSSALQASYFGAYFVGPLTYSGWFLRRFGYRYTFILGLSIYCVGALMFWPAAVKRSFGGFCGAMFIAGSGLSTLETSANPYIAVCGPPKWSEFRLELSQSVQAVGSVVAPVLAAQVIFKNVGTDGKSLEAVQWVYLGIAAFVGILAVVFFFAPIPEITDSDMADQAEMTNDTTGYVDKPLRKQYTLFWGTAAQFSYVAGQVGVAAYFINYFAEARPDLSVTEGHHQGANFYAIAQGLFAIGRFAAAGLMYFGGKPRYVLLAFQTLIMIFISAAIGTNTGGANRPNWGGLSMLMIVLFFESCIFPIIFALTLRGLGRHTKRGASFLVSSVCGGAVGPVILGNVADSIGTRKAMCIPLIFFAIAWSYPIYLNMAKGAELDAYNESHVGVSEVGPVDAEKLSLEKDVEARMVEVKV